In Clostridium sp. DL-VIII, the following proteins share a genomic window:
- a CDS encoding helix-turn-helix domain-containing protein, whose translation MNNIFRIDLISELHEVVGYDKPKHPLITILNLNKISGVNVPKNAQTVSGLYTIALKLNCPFKYGRQNYDFREGSLMSAAPEQVVIIDDEDYKLKQEGWMLCFHPDLIRKSELGRKMNEFTFFSYEVSEALHLSEKEKEIITNIVKTIENELNQNIDEYSQDLIVSNIEVLLNYSKRFYGRQFITRSIANNDVIRRFNILIGDYFNSKDLEEKGIPNVKYLANKMGYSTNYLSDLLRKETGKNTQEHIQLHLIEKAKTLLLGSSEPVNRIAYMLGFEYPAHFSKFFKLKTGISPMEFRK comes from the coding sequence ATGAATAATATATTTAGAATCGATTTAATATCTGAGTTGCATGAGGTTGTGGGATATGATAAACCTAAACATCCATTGATTACAATATTGAACTTGAATAAAATCTCTGGTGTAAATGTACCTAAAAATGCACAAACAGTAAGTGGATTGTATACTATAGCCTTAAAACTCAATTGCCCTTTCAAATATGGGCGGCAAAATTATGATTTTAGAGAAGGGAGTTTGATGTCTGCGGCACCTGAACAGGTTGTAATAATAGATGATGAAGATTATAAATTAAAACAGGAGGGCTGGATGCTTTGTTTTCATCCGGATTTAATTAGAAAAAGTGAGCTGGGGCGTAAAATGAATGAGTTTACTTTCTTTTCATATGAAGTCAGTGAGGCGCTACATTTATCTGAAAAAGAAAAAGAAATTATAACCAATATCGTTAAGACAATTGAAAATGAATTGAATCAGAATATTGATGAGTATAGTCAGGATCTAATAGTTTCAAATATTGAAGTACTGCTTAATTATTCCAAGCGTTTTTATGGCAGGCAATTCATTACCAGAAGTATTGCAAATAACGATGTAATTAGACGTTTTAATATACTGATTGGAGATTATTTTAACTCAAAAGACTTAGAGGAGAAAGGAATACCAAATGTTAAATATTTAGCGAATAAAATGGGTTATTCAACAAATTATTTAAGTGATTTACTAAGGAAGGAAACTGGTAAGAATACGCAGGAACATATTCAACTGCATTTAATTGAAAAAGCAAAAACTTTACTCCTCGGATCATCAGAACCAGTAAACAGGATTGCTTATATGCTTGGATTTGAATATCCAGCGCATTTTTCAAAATTTTTCAAGTTGAAGACAGGAATATCGCCTATGGAATTCAGAAAATAA
- a CDS encoding MerR family transcriptional regulator, producing the protein MTIKEVSKKFDLSQETLRYYERIGLISNVNRNRGGIRNYTEENCKRVEFIKCMRSAGLPIEVLIKYVMLFQQGDETIEERKELLKEQRAQLAKKMENMKKTLDRLDYKIERCEQGIVTKS; encoded by the coding sequence ATGACGATTAAGGAGGTAAGTAAAAAATTTGATCTTTCACAGGAGACACTTCGTTATTATGAACGTATAGGACTAATTTCTAATGTTAACCGTAATAGGGGTGGAATTAGGAACTACACTGAAGAAAATTGCAAGCGGGTTGAATTTATCAAATGTATGAGAAGTGCTGGCCTTCCTATAGAAGTCTTAATTAAGTATGTTATGCTGTTTCAACAAGGAGATGAAACTATTGAAGAAAGAAAAGAGCTGTTAAAAGAGCAACGTGCACAGTTAGCTAAAAAAATGGAAAACATGAAAAAAACCTTAGATCGTTTAGATTATAAAATAGAAAGATGTGAACAAGGAATAGTTACAAAATCATGA
- a CDS encoding methyl-accepting chemotaxis protein, translating to MNLFQSRNKDKAHDIIEINNVKAPKDISPIVYAIDYLKKCTENLTTEELNTSEQIRKIELSFKKVLNDNSKLNEEIDNNFNNILSKIDIASGGFEEVKNDIIKSINRAETQGNVLKENANRVYASFNEMDSVFKMLQNSVDEIKKCTNEIVGIANQANMLSLNASIEAARAGENGKGFSVVAEEVRKLSSEIKNLVSFVKNSVDDVENGTEELSKAFKTSQKVLENGGQSVDDTNEIFNEIKNTAIKLDDVHAEILNAINESSSGMQKIDDYISASQKSYHNMTEHIDMINKFDTRKSVLFENIDNMTEQLEPLLKEDL from the coding sequence ATGAATTTATTTCAATCTAGAAATAAAGATAAAGCTCACGATATAATTGAAATTAATAATGTCAAGGCCCCAAAAGATATTTCACCTATTGTATATGCTATTGATTATCTTAAGAAATGCACCGAAAATTTAACTACAGAAGAATTAAATACATCAGAACAGATTCGTAAAATTGAATTATCATTTAAAAAAGTTTTAAATGACAATTCCAAACTAAATGAAGAAATTGATAATAATTTTAATAATATCCTTTCCAAGATAGACATTGCTTCAGGAGGATTTGAAGAAGTTAAAAATGATATTATCAAATCTATTAATAGAGCAGAAACACAGGGAAATGTTTTAAAAGAAAATGCTAACAGGGTATATGCTAGCTTTAATGAAATGGATAGTGTCTTTAAAATGTTACAAAATTCGGTTGACGAAATTAAAAAATGCACAAATGAAATTGTAGGTATCGCAAATCAAGCGAATATGCTATCACTTAATGCATCTATTGAGGCAGCAAGAGCTGGAGAAAATGGAAAAGGATTTTCTGTGGTTGCAGAAGAAGTAAGGAAATTATCAAGTGAAATAAAAAATTTAGTTTCATTTGTGAAAAATAGTGTTGATGATGTAGAAAATGGTACAGAAGAATTAAGCAAAGCATTTAAAACTTCACAAAAAGTTTTAGAAAATGGTGGGCAAAGTGTAGATGATACAAATGAAATTTTTAATGAGATAAAAAATACGGCAATAAAGCTCGATGATGTGCATGCTGAAATTTTGAATGCTATTAATGAGTCTTCGAGTGGAATGCAAAAAATTGATGATTATATATCAGCATCACAAAAATCTTATCATAATATGACAGAGCATATAGATATGATTAATAAATTTGATACTAGAAAAAGTGTCCTTTTTGAAAATATAGATAATATGACTGAACAATTGGAACCATTGTTAAAAGAAGATTTATAA
- a CDS encoding carboxymuconolactone decarboxylase family protein — translation MAITDFSKEYHESMFPGYESKFLETDPEFIEFFYNFAFDEVVKQDNLDDHTRMIAIIATLIGCRGIDEFKAIVPAALNFGVTPVEVKEIVYQSVVYLGIGRVFPFLKIYNFICNICIC, via the coding sequence ATGGCAATTACAGATTTTTCAAAAGAGTATCATGAGAGTATGTTTCCAGGATATGAATCAAAGTTCTTAGAAACAGACCCAGAATTTATTGAGTTTTTTTACAACTTTGCATTTGATGAAGTTGTAAAACAGGATAATTTAGATGATCATACTAGAATGATAGCAATTATTGCAACCTTGATTGGATGTCGAGGGATTGATGAATTTAAGGCAATAGTACCAGCTGCACTTAATTTTGGAGTAACACCAGTAGAAGTGAAAGAAATTGTGTATCAATCCGTAGTTTATCTTGGAATCGGAAGAGTATTTCCATTCCTTAAAATATATAATTTTATCTGTAATATATGCATTTGTTAA
- a CDS encoding FIST N-terminal domain-containing protein — protein sequence MKQKIGISRSGNLAEAVKGVVNPSLIILLSNKNKFEDHVEELEQLYPGVPSIGCTCTSYTKYSTIENGVTVIAFSDCVSAAANVILELSSMPVKYISRMEEDIKKVKAESQNTICIDLATGNHSCLMTTLGSILENKHIPLIGAGVYFNKVSCNGVIYEDACAYAFIKNDGRIKVYKETIYKPTDLKMVVTKADSKRYILYELNGKPAESVYCDYLNISPNKINTQYFQNPLGKWVGDEFYIMGIGQLQDGALQCYKRINNMDIISILELDDYKQVINNTVTSIKKDMNHISGIFSMNCGGRYTFFRNENYWDDYLKTMNFTDNHVGIVAMGEHFNSQHVNLTMVCFAFE from the coding sequence ATGAAACAAAAAATTGGAATAAGTCGAAGTGGTAATTTAGCTGAAGCAGTAAAAGGAGTTGTTAATCCTTCTTTAATAATACTATTATCAAATAAAAACAAATTTGAAGACCATGTAGAAGAATTAGAACAATTGTATCCAGGTGTTCCAAGTATCGGATGTACTTGTACTAGTTATACAAAGTATTCCACAATTGAAAATGGAGTAACAGTAATTGCATTTTCTGATTGTGTTAGTGCAGCTGCTAATGTTATATTAGAACTTTCTTCTATGCCAGTTAAGTATATTAGTCGAATGGAAGAGGATATAAAAAAGGTAAAAGCAGAGTCACAAAATACAATTTGTATTGATTTAGCCACAGGAAATCATAGCTGTCTAATGACAACTTTAGGAAGTATTTTGGAAAATAAGCATATTCCTTTAATAGGAGCTGGTGTTTATTTCAATAAGGTTTCTTGCAATGGCGTTATATATGAAGATGCTTGTGCATATGCGTTTATTAAGAATGATGGAAGGATAAAAGTTTATAAGGAAACTATTTACAAGCCAACTGATTTAAAAATGGTAGTAACTAAAGCAGATTCAAAAAGATATATCCTTTATGAATTAAATGGCAAGCCAGCAGAATCTGTTTATTGTGATTATCTTAATATTTCTCCAAATAAAATAAACACACAATACTTTCAAAACCCATTAGGAAAATGGGTTGGTGATGAGTTTTACATAATGGGGATTGGTCAGTTACAGGATGGAGCATTGCAATGCTATAAAAGAATAAACAATATGGATATCATTTCAATTTTAGAGTTAGATGATTATAAACAGGTTATTAATAATACAGTAACTTCAATTAAAAAGGACATGAATCATATATCAGGGATTTTTTCTATGAATTGCGGAGGTCGATATACATTTTTTAGAAATGAAAATTATTGGGACGACTATTTAAAAACAATGAATTTTACTGATAATCACGTTGGAATTGTAGCAATGGGAGAGCATTTTAATTCACAACACGTAAATTTAACAATGGTATGTTTTGCATTTGAATAA